DNA from Arthrobacter sp. PvP023:
GAACTTTTCTTCACCCCACTTGCGGATGATCCGGACCAGGTCCTCTTCGCTGTAATTGTTAACCACGTCAGCGGCCGTCTGGCCGCGGCTGGTGTCCATGCGCATGTCCAGCGGCGCATCAAAGGAGTAGGCAAAACCTCGCTCGCGCTCGTCCAGCTGCAGGGAAGAAACCCCCAGGTCCATGAGGACACCGTGGACTTCGATAACGCCAAGATCCCGGAGGACATCCGGGATCTCATCGTAAACAGCGTGGACCAGGTCGGTCCTGTCCGCGAAGCGCTTCAAACGCTCCCCGGCGAGGGCCAGCGCCTCTTCGTCGCGATCGATCCCGATCAGGTGGAGGTCCGGAAACCGCTGGAGCAGGGCTTCGGAGTGGCCGCCCATTCCCAAGGTTGCGTCGATGACCACGGGCGTCTCGCCACGCTGGCGTGCCGCTTCAATTCCCGGGGCCAACAAATTGATGCACCGGTCCTTGAGGACCGGTACATGGCGTTCGGACGTGGGTTTTGGCTGGTTGGGATCGCTCATACCTTCGTCCTTTCGTGCCTGGTTGTGCCTCGGTAGGCAGCGTTGGTCCTCGGTGTGCTTCTTGAGCCAGATCCCCATCCGCGCCTATCCGGGCGTCCGCCTGGCTCCGGGGAAGTGAGCCAGGAAAACGTTCGGATGGGCGGCTGGAGATCTCGTTCAAGAAGCGTTGCCGTTGTCGCCTCCGGGCCTCAGAAGATTCCCGGGATGGCGTCATCGGTTTCAGAGAAGGAGGTTTCCTTCTCTGCCAGGTACTCGTTCCAGGCCTGGGCATCCCAGATCTCCGCGCGGGAGCCGGCGCCGATGACGGCAAGCTCCCTGCCAAGACCTGCGTATGCCCGGAGTGCGGGAGGAATAGTCACGCGCCCCTGCTTGTCAGGTACCTCGTCCGAGGCTCCAGAGAGAAAAACCCGGATGTAGTCACGAGTCTGCTTGGAGGAGATGGGCGCCTCCCGCATTTGCTCGTGAATCCGTCCGAATTCCCGCTCACTGAAGACGTAGATGCAGCGTTCCTGGCCCCTGGTGAGTACCAATCCGCTGGCAAGTTCCTCGCGGAACTTCGCTGGGAGGATGATCCGCCCCTTTTCGTCCAAACGCGGCGAATGAGTGCCAAGAAACATGGCCACCCGCCTGTCTGTCGTCAGGAGCTGCACGTCCCCTGTGCTGCCACTACCCTCTTACCTGCTCCACTTTACTCCACATCGCTCCACAGTCAACGCGACACGGAAGATTCCTCCCGGGATTGGAGGAATCCGGGCCCGGAAATCCGGGGTTTCCGGGCGGTGGTGCAAAGTGGAGGGATTTTGGCGCCGATGGCGCATGGGGCGCGCCAAGGAATATACGACGGCGGCCGGTGGGGATCCGCCCGGACGTCCGGGCCCGCAGCGGGGCGATTAAATGCAAAAGACCCGCCGGGGCGGGTCTTCCTGCAGGCCTGCCCGCGGGCAGGTGGTGCGAAGTGGAGAGTTAGGGAATGACAGTCACGGGCCGGCTGTCAGGACGGGGTTGTCACGGTTCACCGCGGCGGCGTTCGTCCCAGCGTTCTTCCAGACCGCTCATGAACGAGCTGCGCCCCTTGCCGGCCTTCTTGCCTCCGGCCGGTTTGGCTTTGCCGGCAGCGGAACTACGCATCGTTGCGAAATAGACTCCGGCTCCCATCACGATGAACCCGAGGACACCAACAAAAATGCTCTGAAGTGATACGCCCACCAGCAGGAGGAGGACACCAGCCAGGGTGGCCAGCACGCCTATCACTATGTGGCGTGTGGACCAGTTACGGCCCGGATCCGATCCCATTGAGTTGGCAAACTTCGGATCGTCCTCGTGCAGCTGCTTCTCCAACTGCTCGAGCAACTTCTGTTCGTGCTCCGAGAGCGGCATCACGACCTCCTTAAGTCGGCCAACGTCCGGACCTGCCGTGGCCTTTATGTTGTCAATCCGATAACGACCGGCATGCGCAGGAGGTTCCCGGC
Protein-coding regions in this window:
- the rsmH gene encoding 16S rRNA (cytosine(1402)-N(4))-methyltransferase RsmH — translated: MSDPNQPKPTSERHVPVLKDRCINLLAPGIEAARQRGETPVVIDATLGMGGHSEALLQRFPDLHLIGIDRDEEALALAGERLKRFADRTDLVHAVYDEIPDVLRDLGVIEVHGVLMDLGVSSLQLDERERGFAYSFDAPLDMRMDTSRGQTAADVVNNYSEEDLVRIIRKWGEEKFAGRIANRIVAAREAKPFTTTGELVDTIRAVVPAGAAKTGGHPAKRTFQALRIEVNEELDVLERAVPAAVDALAMGGRVVVMSYHSLEDKIVKKVFQAGSKSSAPLGFPVELEEHKPELKTLTKGTEVPTAEEIAENPRAASARLRAVERIRARRAA
- the mraZ gene encoding division/cell wall cluster transcriptional repressor MraZ is translated as MFLGTHSPRLDEKGRIILPAKFREELASGLVLTRGQERCIYVFSEREFGRIHEQMREAPISSKQTRDYIRVFLSGASDEVPDKQGRVTIPPALRAYAGLGRELAVIGAGSRAEIWDAQAWNEYLAEKETSFSETDDAIPGIF
- a CDS encoding DUF3040 domain-containing protein, with protein sequence MPLSEHEQKLLEQLEKQLHEDDPKFANSMGSDPGRNWSTRHIVIGVLATLAGVLLLLVGVSLQSIFVGVLGFIVMGAGVYFATMRSSAAGKAKPAGGKKAGKGRSSFMSGLEERWDERRRGEP